In Mycoplasmopsis californica, one genomic interval encodes:
- the rplV gene encoding 50S ribosomal protein L22, producing MQAKAHIKIQRVSVRKAALVAALFRGKDVRVALGILQNTNKKAAPLFIKLINSAIANATNNHGMDASKLFVKEVIVNEGPTLKRFQPHSQGRAFSIFKRTSNLSVVLEER from the coding sequence ATGCAAGCAAAAGCACATATTAAAATTCAACGTGTTTCAGTACGCAAGGCTGCTTTAGTAGCTGCTCTATTTAGAGGTAAAGACGTACGTGTAGCATTAGGTATTTTACAAAATACAAACAAAAAAGCAGCTCCATTATTCATCAAGTTAATCAATTCAGCAATTGCTAATGCAACAAACAACCACGGAATGGATGCATCAAAATTATTTGTTAAAGAAGTTATAGTTAATGAAGGTCCAACACTAAAAAGATTTCAACCACACTCACAAGGTAGAGCATTTTCAATTTTTAAACGTACTTCAAACTTATCAGTAGTTTTAGAAGAAAGATAG